The DNA segment AACGGGGCACCATCACAGGGCTGAACGAACTCTCATGGGCGCTCGCCTGGCTCATCGGCGTGCCCATGAGCACGTGGCTCATCACGCGCTATTCGTGGCGCGCCCCCTGGCTGGTGCTGGCGGCGTTGACAGTGGGGGGAGCCGTTCTCGTGCAACGCCTGCCCCCCCCCGCCAAACACGCATCCGACGCCCACGCACCGCAAGCGTTCAACGGGCGGGCGCTGTTGGCATTGTGGCGCTCATTGTGGCGGTTGCCCACCGTGCGCTGGCTTTTTCTGGGCGCGTTTTTCCTCAGCGCCGCCATCGAAACCCCGTTCATTGTGTACGGCGTCTGGCTGCAAAACCTGCACACCATCTCACTCGCCACATTGGGGTTTGCTTCGACCTTTTTCGGCATTGCCGAAGGCGCAGCCGAAATTGCCTCGGCGCTTTTCACCGACCGCGTCGGGAAAATTCGCAGCGTGATTCTGGGGCTTCTTCTGCTCGTGGGGGCGTTCCTGGCGCTTCCCACAGTCGCGGGGCGCTCGCTCACCGCCGCCGTCTTCATCCTCTCGCTGGCGCTCTTCGGCTTTGAATTTGGGATTGTCTCGCTTCTGCCTGTTGCCAGCGAAGTTGTGCCTACGCAACGCGCCGCGGTTGTGGGGCTCATCGGCATGGGGCTTCAAATGGGGCGTACCATGGGGGGATTTTTGGGCAGTTGGTTGTGGCAATGGGAACAATTCACTATTCACATGAGCGCCGCAACAGTGTTTGCTATAAGCAGCCTGTTTTGCATCTGGCGCATCAGGCACGCCGTCCACCATTGGGAACACGATGAAGCACAATCCTGACAAAGACATGCGCAATGGGGACCATGAACCAGGAAAACACAACCGCCGCATCACGCATCCCGCTTGCACGCCCATGGGGGGCTTTTGCCTTGCTGGCGCTTGCCGCCGTCGGGTTGAGCCTCTGGCAAGAGAACATGCACCCTCTCGCCTGGCTGGCGCTCGCCTGGCTTCCCCTCTTGACATTGCCCACATCTGACGTGAAGCGCGCCCTCGGCATCACGAGTGCGGGGGCGCTCATGTTCACCGCGCTGGCGTGGTACGCCAACGTTGCGCGCTGGGCGTTGCCCTTCATCCTGCTGACGCCGCCGCTGGCACGCTGGTATCTTCACCGCGCGACGCTTGGCTGGCGACAATCGCAACAGCGCGTCCAAGCCCGCGATGATTTTGTGCACATTGTGCTGAGTGCGCTGGGGCATGGTTTGCTCGTGCTGGACCTGGACGGGCGCGTCATCAGCGCCAACGAACGCTGGAACGACCTGGCAATCGCGGCAACGCCGCCGCTTCCGCAGGCGCTCGTTGGGCAACCGTACCTGCGCCTGCTCA comes from the Ardenticatena maritima genome and includes:
- a CDS encoding MFS transporter, with translation MEQQNHPTTHFWREISVIFIARLWLSAGSRIVYPFLGPLSNGLGLSVEQTGALVTLRTLAGFAAPVLAPLSDTYGRRRIMAITLTIGAVTFAMLALLPHPWVAAIAFLGLGLALTAFGPAMYAYIGDRVPYAKRGTITGLNELSWALAWLIGVPMSTWLITRYSWRAPWLVLAALTVGGAVLVQRLPPPAKHASDAHAPQAFNGRALLALWRSLWRLPTVRWLFLGAFFLSAAIETPFIVYGVWLQNLHTISLATLGFASTFFGIAEGAAEIASALFTDRVGKIRSVILGLLLLVGAFLALPTVAGRSLTAAVFILSLALFGFEFGIVSLLPVASEVVPTQRAAVVGLIGMGLQMGRTMGGFLGSWLWQWEQFTIHMSAATVFAISSLFCIWRIRHAVHHWEHDEAQS